The Diospyros lotus cultivar Yz01 chromosome 11, ASM1463336v1, whole genome shotgun sequence region GTACTAAATAAGCTTGATTGACCAAAACCTGGGGCACTCTGTCCAAAAGTGGATCCAGTCTGTCCAAAAACTGAACTTGTCTGTCCAAGTGAAGGTGTAGTTGACTGGAACAGTGGAGACGATTGAGTGTTAGCAAAACTTAAGCCAGAACCAAATGCTGGAGCTGTTCCTGGAGCTGAAGTAGAACCAAAAACTGATGTTGAAGACCCAAAAGCAGATGAGCTTGATGAACCAAAAAGTGAAGGCGAGGTATTGGCTCCAAAACCAGGGGTTGATGCACCAAATATAGAAGTTGTTGCAGATGAAGTTGACCCAAAAGGGTTGGATGTAGATGAAGTACCAAAAGGTGAAGACGCGAAGGCAGGAGTGGACGAAGGTCCAAAGGCCGTGTTGCCAAAAGTTGGAGTTTTGGGGGCAAATGGGTTGGAAGATGTTGAGGATGAAAATAGGTTGGCTGATGACTGGCCAAATGCCGATGATGAAGCAAATGGATTTGACGGTGTACTAGAAGCACCAAATCCAATTGCACTAGCAACCTGACCAGCAGGAGCTGGTCCACctgaaattaaattacatataatCAATCACACAACTGCAGAAACAACAGGCATAAGGAAAGTTTGGGTTTTAACAAACacaagtttttcttctaaaaaacTCAGGAAAGAAGAGGAAGGGAGATAATACCTTTATCACCCAACTGGTAGTCTTCCCATCTCAGTTCTTCGTGGCTTTTATCTTTGTATACTGGCATGGCTGATATAGACTCCAGCTTTCCAGCAGGCTGTGTACCACTGCCACTATCAACTTCGGCCGTTGGTGTATAAGCAGCCACCCTACTTCCCCCCCGTTGACCCCCAAAAGCAGATTGCCCAAAACCAGAGCTACCAAATGTTGGAGTTGGAGTCTGGGCTCCTGCATGGAATTCATGATGAAAAAATGTTTCAACACAAGATCATAATTTAAAAGTCAGTGATTTCTACAGAAGTACCCTTTATTCTAACATGTCAAGCTCTTTCAAAAGTCCATAAAGTGCAACAAGAAATAACTCACCAAATGGAGAACTCTGTGCTCCAAAGGGGGATGAAGCGGCACCAAATGGGCTGCTTCCAAATGCTGAAGTAGATTGTCCAAATGCAGGACTGGAACCAAAACTAAAGGATGGAGCACTAGAAGCACCTAAGGCAGGAGTACTAGAAGCACCAAAGGCAGGAGTACTTGAAGCACCGAAGGCAGGGGTGCTTGATGCACCAAAGGCAGGGGTGCTTGGTGCACCAAATGCTGGAGTGCTTGAAGCCCCAAATGAACCCCCAGATCCAAATAAAGGGGCACTTGAGACACCAAATGCAGAGCCCGTGCTACCAAATGTTGGCGTTGTTGTTGAACCAAAAGCTGGAGTGCTTGCAGCACCAAAAGCTGGGGTGCTAGAAGCACCAAATGTTGGTTGGCTTGATGCACCAAAAGGTGAGGAAGAACCAAACAGACTGCTCCCAAATGCTGGCTGTGATTGCTGGAATGTGCTTCCAAATGGACTTGTTTGGGTGGGGGTGGCATTAGACCCAAAACCGCCAAAAACAGACTTTTGCCCAAAGAGAGAAGAACCTATATTATCATAGCAAAAAACATGTAATCAATCTAAAATAAATGTCATGGACTAATATGGTGAAAAAGGGGCATGCTAACATCACTAAATATAactattggaattaaaatttaaattaaaaaccaaCCAGTCAGAATTAATCTATTTACCTATATTAGAAGTGGCATGTATCAACTCAATCTCATTCCCCTTGCGGCCTTGCCTACCAAATTTATATTCAAACACTCATCCACAATTATTCATTACACTACCATTTGTATCCCAACTATACTTGAAGCAATTTGAACCATGTGGTGCCAAAACTAACAACTCAAGCTGCACCATGTTCAATACAACATTACTGGATGCACAATCTTCATGATTCAGACCACACCCATTATTGAGAATTCATGTActtatacacatgcacacacttGAGAAAAAGATTGAGAAAAAAGTTCATGTTTGTTTTAAATAGCTTCAACAATGAAAGCTATTTGTACAATACCAGttcttatttctattattaCCATGGTTCACAAGGACACAAACAAAAGGTTGTCTTTGTAGGTTTATCATCCAATAAAGGTAAATGCAATAGGGCTTTGAACAGGTCTTGAAAGAAAAGGTACTTACTGGGCATGATTTTGAATTATCTTACATACATCATTACTTCTTAATACACTCCATGACTTCCTGCAATTTTGGACCTCTTAGTGGCTGCCACACCTCAGCCTCAAGAAGGGTCAGGATGGCCCCTTGCAACTCCCACTGAAGATTCAGGTCAGACATGGACCCCAAAGAAGACTCCTGCTGCCAACGACATGGATGCCACCAGCCAACAATCAAGTCACTCGCAACTTGAACTCAACATCTCTGATTGAGCATCCCACTCCCTGAGCTACTACTCTTCTGCAGTCTGGAATCCCCAAGCATTGGGTAACTCCGCTGCCAAAACCTAGGTCAGGAGCAGCTCTATGAGCCATAGCACAAGACCCACAGGGAATTGCAGAATGCAGGTTAGTATGGAGAATGTCAATACATAGGTTCCTTGACTCTGGGAGAAATAAACTGTTTGCCCCACATTATATCCTCTGAAAGAAGGTGCTATACATAGGTCAGAAAAGACAAGAAAGGAACACTTAGACGGAGAACTAGTTAAATCTGTGCATTTCCTAAGTCCTGGATCCCACTTGTCTAGATCAAACAGTTGTGAGACTACTTAACAACAAAACTCTCACGAAAGCAGTGAAATCAATCTTCCAGTTCAAAAGGCAAGCCTTGAGGCACAAGAGGTTCTACAAAATGGAAAGGTTCCTAAATAACTTTTTAAGAAGCTCAAGGtattcaattgacattatgattAAATAACTTATGTACGAGTAAAACCAGCTGCTTTTACCTCCAAAATCACAAGGAGTACAATGAGTTcattaagaaacaaaaaggatGCCATAAACCATGCAAACAAATTTTCACACTatctccaaataaaataaaaataaggtgagaagtcaaaagaaatatattttttatcaagttttttgCCCTCTTCTTGGAACTTAGTGACACTATGCTACTTGTTACGGTCATAGACATAGTTATGAATACCATTCCATGGTGGCTGGAATCGGCCAAATTTCGGTACTTCAACACCCAAATACTGCTCTGGTTAACTTACTAGATGATATTAGAGGCAACAGCCAGTATCCTCCCATATTGGCATACCAGCTGGTACCATCCCactacttattttattttttataggaaAAAGTTTTTAATTGTTCCCTTTAGATTTGATTCTTGATTCTACCACTAATGGTAAAAATTAATCTTACAAATAATTTCTGTGAATTCTAATgtattatggaatttttttgaAAGATGAGACTCTAATAGTTTAAGAGGTAAAACAAAATAtctcataaaatttaataatcttaTGTTTCTAgaatatcaatttttattaaaaaaattattattttcatacgtattaatttatatatagcaacatatccaaaattgtACCCAATATTGTCTAGTGTCGTACTGTACAATGACAAATCCAGTAGCTTGTCTAGTACTGTATTCACAGCTATTGTCATGGATATGGATGTAAATGAATGGcaagctagaatccatgtagtCAAACCCACCTACTGATAATAATGCTTggttatttgttatttgtttttgtgttgtAGCAACACTAAGCTTCTTAGTTAGTCTCACATGATTAACATCTCTCCAAAAAATTGGCAATTTGAAgtagaaataaattaatgtgGCAATAGGTCCTAGCAGCATATTTTAAATCAAGCTTCCAGATCAATGGCCCAAGTAATCATACTAAAAGAATGTTGTGCAAAATGACTACTTTTATTTCTCCATGCCAGCTTAAGTTTGGAATCCTAGAGAACATTGATTGTAATCCTAgattcaaaaaaatggttatCATGCTCTAGTATCGAAGGAGCTATAGAACTTAATGtccaaaagaacaaagaaacaTCTGTGATTTAGCATACACAGTTATAATCTGAATTTCTAGTTAGAAAGGTCAGTTTACATGTCTAGGATCAATTGCTCAAAACAAGAGAGATTATTAAGAATGTTACTCATAGTATAGAAGCAGGATGATTAAAGTGAAGAtgcatctaatttttttatgtgatcgTAAAATCCCTTCAGACCAGAAAGGAAAATTTATCTAACGGTTAAAGTTATCTGTTCAAGACAAAAAGTGTGAGATACAATTAAAATAGTTGGATGTATGAGCAAAAGACTAAAGGATGTCTTGATGGAAGAAGTTCGTAGCAAAAAggtagatgaaaataaaaataaaaaaaggaaaaaaataacttGCAGAAAAACCCTTAACCTTAGGCATGGTTTTATAGAAGATATGGCCATGAATAGAGATTAGTGAAAAGCTACAATTCAAGCAGCTGATTTCAGATAGTGGGTTTTAGGCTCATGATTGTTGATAttgtgttgttattgttgttgtagtaGTTATAACTGGCATTTCATTGCCAAAAGATATTAGGCAGGAAGATATGGACCAAACCTAGCATATACTTTGTTGACGAAGTGTTATTATTTCTGTTAGGAGTTATAACTGGTATATTGCAGAAAGATTACATTGTTGACATATTTCAAAAGCAAATATAGACCAAACATTGCAAATACTGATTAATCATACATTAAATTAAGTAAACTGACAAGGGGCATGGGGTAACTAATCAACTTGTAGATTACAAGAATTGCTAACATTCTTATAATGTACTTACCGCCAAATGATGATGAGGAACTACCAAAAGCAGGAGTTGATGAAGCTCCGAACCCAGGTGTAGTACTTCCAAAAGCAGGAGATGATGAAGTGCCAAAAGTTGGTGTGGAGGTCAAAGGTGAAGAAGATTGGGCTGCACCAAATACACCAGTTGAAGTGCCACCAAAAATGGAACCTCCTGTCTGTGAACCAAAAGGTGTTGTAGCACCAAAGGGTTTGGGAGCAAAAGGGTTGTTGCTTGCATTATTAGCTTGCCCAAAAACTGGTTGAGACCCAAATGGGCTGTTAGATGATTGCCCAAAAGCTGTTAAGTGGACCAGATATATTAgtacaaagaaaaaacaaataagagGAAGCAATTATCTATTGGTAAACCTTCCTATATGTTTAAGGAAATAAAGAGACAGTAGAGAAAAAGCCATGGAATGGACAATACATGGATAAACATCAATATGCATGGGCATTCACTGCCAGTTTATTTTTAActtcattatttatttgtaatagAAGATCTAGTAAAACATAAGTGAATGTAAGTCATTCCAACACCACTTAGATACTGGGAATTGAGGTACTCCTCAACCTTCCCCCTCCCAAGGAAAACTAATTGAGCATTTTGATGCTTGAAAATCTACCAAACTCGACTGAAATCCCAATGAACAAGCTTATAGTTAGAAATAAGCGTCCTATAGTTCAATGGGTTGAATCAAGTATCAATGTGACACCAGCACACTGAGCACCTACTCAAGTATAAGTGAGTGCAGCCTTTGAGCATCATTTGCATGAACAAACCTCTCCTCATAACCAAGAAAAACCAAAAGCGTCTAAACCAAAGAGAATAGTAATGAATAAGTGAAAGTAGGATATCCATACAACATGCTGATAgtaattggaaaaaaaaaaacacaaatctTTGATAAATaactagataaataaaaaataaaaagtaattcaTCCGCGCGCTGTGCGTGCGTgtgcgggagagagagagaatgggaaaAACTTACGGTTAGTTGACCCAAACATTGTTCCCTGCAAGTTCTCTACGGGAAACAGGCTCTCGGTCTGAAATCGAATAGACATTAGAACAACAAACAAGtagaaaatccaaaataaataataaatgatgccgtacatatctatatataagaTTCTTGAAtaggaaaatcaaattaaaagacaTCCAAGGAAATCAAGGTGAAAAAAGAAACGATTCCTTCTTTAACTCTTTAACAGTTTGTTCCATAAATTATCACCTACCAGAATGAGCACAGGGTCCTTCGGCAAGATTCCGTTGAGGTCTTCAAAACTATGGGAGGGTAAACCTTAGGTATCCCAAGAGCAATTTACAGAACCTACACAGTAACAGCGCGAAGAAAGAATGGGCTAGGGTTTCCAAACCAACTGGATGTAAATAAATCTGCAGAAAACGAGAGAGATGGATAGAGCGAcatgaatgagaaaatcaagAAACGGAAGAGAACTGGagattagggttagggttacCAATTTTGACGGCAACTGGCTGGCTGGGAGAGACAAACAGATTCGATACCGCGTTCCTCTCGATCTGTCCTTCCACCGGAAAAGGGTTCGGCCGTTGCTGCGCGTCTTTCTCCGCCTCTTCCACTACCACCAACGCAGGTGAGAGATGAGAGAAGCTTTTAGAGAAATGGAGATGATCAAGGTCGGTGCGTAAGGAGTCTCTACGGTCTATAGAGATGAACGGGATCAACGCCTCGTGTGGGCCGGACCTGTAAATGGGCCTGTGGGCTCTACTGTGGGGCCGGGAAAGGGTTGCCGAATCGATACCCGACCCGATTGTAAgaacaatttttaatattttaagcaATGGGAGGGTTGAATGGGAATTTTGGGCTTATTCCATTGCATAAGCAATTGTAATGGAAATTGAAaggtaaaaaataaacttatgaatattttatgaaagggtttgatttgaaaatatatatttcataacaTAAAACAAAATGCAGTAGTTCAATATAAATTCATAtgcattaatatttttttataaaaattaattttgacaattttaaattacaaaatatataaaaatgtgaCTGCATTTGAAAAGATGAATAAAAGAAACTGTTTGCTGGTAGcaagaaaattaagttttttttttaaattttaatcttcAAATCTCACAAAAAATGTATGCATTCAAAAAGTAAATATGAAAATTGTGATGTTGAAAACGAACTTTTATACTtgcaatgaaaaattaaattgtcaTGCTTGAACCGAATAAGCtgaattcaaatatataaacattGTATAGTAGGTGaaaaatatcatcatcaaaacacatGAAGCAATTCACAGGACGCAACAATTTTTGTGGTTCGACCAACCAGTTTAGTCCACTACTTTATCTCATAACTAGAGATTTAAAACATTCGTTAAGAAATTAGCTTTTAAGGGATAAACTACTCTCATACATAgtttttacaaattttactgaaaatttcatttttcacaGGTTAagtaaaaatcccaatttttaTAGGAACAGATGAAATCTCCACTTTTACAAGTGCAACGATAACTTCCACTTTTAATAAGCTAATTAATAacatcaatttttcaaaactcaaCTGAAACTTATGTTTTTAACACGTTAAGTAATAACATTTGCTTTTAAGgacaaaacaacaacaatacatGTCTTTTAAGAGCTAAGGTAAAACCTTTACAATTACTTGTTGGAAGAAAAAATACAAAGGAAGTTCACAATAAGGAATTCGCTCAAGGAATAAGAATCAAAGCTCACGAGGGTTAATACAAGAATGAGTGAAAGGGATAGAAATTTAAGCACTCCACTCTTCTTGATCTTTGCTAGTTTGAATAAGGTAGATATAAGGCTCAACCAGACCTTGATTAAGGAGAAGTAAACATGTGATCGTCAAAACAAAACACTCAAGCAACATTTggcttgaaaataaattgagctTTGCTAGACCATAGCTCAATTTAgttcaacattattttatgTAGCTAGGACAATAGTAGCTCGAACTTGTGTAGCTCATGGCCTTTCATAGATGACTGTGAGTCTTTGAATTTGAGCATTGATAATCTGGACACTTAATAGCACTTGATATTGACTACTTAACACTCACATTAGATACACATTTAAGTATATGttgaagataaaaaatatttttgcacaatatatataagcatatttaTCATTCTATTATATGAGAACGTAATCAAACCacttaaaataaacaaataaagatCAAACGGTCGAAACTGTCATCTTTGAGTAACGGTTAGTTAACGGctataaaattcaatttcaacTTGCCGCCACTCAATTGATAAAAAGAAGTATTTGAGTGAATTAGCCTAATATGGGAATGAAGGTCTGCTCGAGTTTGATTGAACTTAAGTCCACTTGAATGGACAAATCTCTCAGTTGATTACTTCATGAAATACAAAAAGCCATTCTTTGTCAATTCAAATGTATTCAATCGAGACCAAAAATATACTTGAATGTAATGACACTAGTCAAATATGGAACAACTATCATTCAACTAGACAAATAAGCACCATAAGAAATATTTGAACAAGAATTTCCAATAAGTCTATTGAGCATTTCGCCACTCGAATACTCAATACCAACTAGTCAACTTAAGATTGAGACACAAAAACCTGTTATCTATTTCTTTCAAAGTATTCAATTGATGGTAACACCTATTCAATTGAAATAAGGATACTTGAATGAGCACAAGTATTAGTTGATAACTATCAAAAAACTAAGACTTTGATGCATCTTGACCAATTTATCATTCAATTGGTACATTCCCTATTCAATTGGATAGTAGAATAAGCTATTGATAAGTTTTATCAgtcaattgatatttttcattatttgattGATTAGCTCAACTCttaaaagataaatcaaatATAGATTACAATATTATCTTTAAGGATTTTCATTCAAGTTAGACATTAAACGCTCAAATACATGGTTAATGTCTTATTCTAATTTTGATACTAAGTCTAAACATATCCAATGCTTGAACCAAGTCATGATCAATAACAAATAAAGGCATATTAATGATAGCTTTTACTCATATATTAGGTATAATACATTCGATTGAAACTCAAGACTTAATCGATAACAACTAAAAACCAAAGCctagataatatatatcatTCAACTCAACAGAAAGGCTAAATGAGATGTTCAATTTAGGCTCAAACACCTGTCCATTCAAATATTGACATATGATTACTCAAGTGTTATTgcggaaaaaaaaattaaaaccatcTTTCCAATCACTTTCACTTGAATACTTAAAAGGCTCCATTAGAGTAGAAATATAAGATATTCATAGAATTTTTCTTAATGATAATAAGTTGAGTACAACacttattattcaattagaAGATTTCTTTTTAtagattcaaataaaaaatattctatttaGCACATACATCAAATCacaacatataaaacaaaaatgcaaTAACTTGAGCAACACCATATTCATTCATatttaccaaaataaatacacaaataagtCAAATGGCTTACCTATCATTCAATTGAAATAGAATATATTTGATCTCCAAAAGGAATCATACACAAAGTAACACTATAGAATAATGTTGCCACATACTTTATGCACTTAGAATATCTCTAAAGAGAGACATAataatagataaatcatatcAAGGTTTCTTGAGTTTATTCACAAGGTATCCTCAGCATATTAACATATTCTCAAGAAATGTAAGAACATACTTTACTTTaagttttgaataaaataatcataGTCAAAACACTCAAAGAACAAactcaacattttaaaatttttataaactattaaatattttgaagattgAGAATAATTTAAGTTaccatatataaataaagttacTCTAAAttgctctttttcttcttcaatatGCAATGATTATatagaatttatgaacttttcTACTTTAAATCtattattattacattaaatatataaaaactagATTTAATGTGTGAAGTCCCGTTAAACTTTACTTGTCGCTAAAATCCACTCtaatatcttatttaaaaaataaaaaataattatgttaacAAGATCTAAACTTTTGTcctctttaaaaatattttctagtgCTTGGATAACAAAAAGGGAGGAAAATAATttctaagaaaaaatattttacataaaaatgtaaaagaatgacttaggtaaaaaaaatttagtgagtTATTTTCAGTTGGTCTCTCAAaacaaagatttttttttttttgctttaatttaaaaaattgggtAAATTGACTGCATGCTCTATGAATTTAGCATTTATAATCCAGACACCACCTAaactttctattttattaaataGACTCTTGAACTATCTCGAATTGTTATGACACTACCACTACTACTAACAATGTTAAGTAAATTGATTATATATTCTctgaacttttttatttttttactaaattattcttttaactTTCTAAAATTGGTTAAAACAATCCACCCATAAGAACCAACACCAATTATGCTAAATTAAACAGAGATTAGGAATTAacttaaaatagtttaattaatgtaatttttcatAGAAGACAATGAGTTATCTACTTTCAAAAAGTTCAAGATGTGTATAGTCAATTTATTTAACTCCATTACTAGCGAAATGATTGTCAtagataatttgaaaaattttagattgcgttctctttactgttttcaagtcatttttagtcttcagttttctaaaatattgaaaacgcattctctttactatttctaaaaatgcatttttgaaaacaaaaaaaaaattgtaaagaaaactaaaaacaacaaaaagttattttgagtattttcatccaaaacaaactcaaaactcaaaactcaaaacatatttatttattcatattttattattgtaatggaaaaatattataaaattcattaactttaaaatgtatatattttttaataatatattaatattaaatatttataatttacttaataatcaaatttattgaataaaatatcattaaaaaaatattttcaaaatttcaaagagaacgcgttttctaattttctattgtgaaaaatagtttttcaaaatgacaaagagaacgtgttttcaattttctaaaaactgattaccaaaacagaaaactgaaaatgaattcaaaactcaaaactaaaaattgaaaagcaaagagaacgcagccttaagAACCTATTTTGCAAAAGTTAAAGTTCAGGGGTGGATGGTTAATTTATCCTAAAAATTTTTACAAACTCACCTTTGATAATAGCACATCAACATAAGCCTCAACATCAGAAAAAATGGAGTTCTTCAGGATGATTTGATGCATGGAAACGGCTTGAAGACGTTGTTTCTGTGTTTTCGAATCGTTTTCCAATTCGAAAATGCCAAAGATGACCCAAAAATTTTTCGGGTTGTTTCTATAATTTGTGAAACGTTTTGGAGGGTGTTtcgaaaaatacaaaaattgtaGGAAATGCGTTTTCGACGATGCCCAACGTTAGCGCTAGTGAGCATGCAAACAAAGTCACTTCCATGGTTGGAATTGGAAATCTACTACTAACCACAAACGAAACAACTTTCAACGACGCAAACACCAACGATGATGCCAAACAGGTCATTACGATTCCCAAGTATAGTCCAATTGACAACCTCTACCCATCACAAACATCGTAGACACCTACAACGATATAAGTTTAATTGAAATCAGACATATAATGCataatttg contains the following coding sequences:
- the LOC127813677 gene encoding nuclear pore complex protein NUP98A isoform X1 → MFGSTNPFGQSSNSPFGSQPVFGQANNASNNPFAPKPFGATTPFGSQTGGSIFGGTSTGVFGAAQSSSPLTSTPTFGTSSSPAFGSTTPGFGASSTPAFGSSSSSFGGSSLFGQKSVFGGFGSNATPTQTSPFGSTFQQSQPAFGSSLFGSSSPFGASSQPTFGASSTPAFGAASTPAFGSTTTPTFGSTGSAFGVSSAPLFGSGGSFGASSTPAFGAPSTPAFGASSTPAFGASSTPAFGASSTPALGASSAPSFSFGSSPAFGQSTSAFGSSPFGAASSPFGAQSSPFGAQTPTPTFGSSGFGQSAFGGQRGGSRVAAYTPTAEVDSGSGTQPAGKLESISAMPVYKDKSHEELRWEDYQLGDKGGPAPAGQVASAIGFGASSTPSNPFASSSAFGQSSANLFSSSTSSNPFAPKTPTFGNTAFGPSSTPAFASSPFGTSSTSNPFGSTSSATTSIFGASTPGFGANTSPSLFGSSSSSAFGSSTSVFGSTSAPGTAPAFGSGLSFANTQSSPLFQSTTPSLGQTSSVFGQTGSTFGQSAPGFGQSSLFSTPTTGFGGNLFSSTPSLLSTSNPMGFGQTTPSLSTPFQSAQPAQTTGSFGFGSFGQAQAAGASGFGGTPGIFGQAAFGQSPATQSSMVAQPLPVTNPFGTLPTMPQMSIGRLGTAPSVQYGISSMPVVDKPAPVRISSLLTSRHLSQRRIRLPARKYHPKNDGPKVAFFTDDEETPSTPKADALFIPRENPRALVIRPLEQWPPRTSADKLLHLKETSAPTYENGKFHEAGSPSFNGSNTADKDKNPVENGLGKEQAPPAKPNQKPNGVHDDDSNQKGDSYITLTGHRAGEAAIVYEHGADIEALMPKLRHSDYYTEPRIQELAAKERADPGFCRRVKDFVVGRHGYGSIRFFGETDVRRLDLESLVQFNNREVIVYMDESKKPPIGQGLNKAAEVTLLNIKCFDKKTGHQYTDGAKVDRYKEMLKRKAEDQGAEFVSYDPINGEWKFRVRHFSRYRFEEEEEDECNWDMCVSPAC
- the LOC127813677 gene encoding nuclear pore complex protein NUP98A isoform X2 codes for the protein MFGSTNPFGQSSNSPFGSQPVFGQANNASNNPFAPKPFGATTPFGSQTGGSIFGGTSTGVFGAAQSSSPLTSTPTFGTSSSPAFGSTTPGFGASSTPAFGSSSSSFGGSSLFGQKSVFGGFGSNATPTQTSPFGSTFQQSQPAFGSSLFGSSSPFGASSQPTFGASSTPAFGAASTPAFGSTTTPTFGSTGSAFGVSSAPLFGSGGSFGASSTPAFGAPSTPAFGASSTPAFGASSTPAFGASSTPALGASSAPSFSFGSSPAFGQSTSAFGSSPFGAASSPFGAQSSPFGAQTPTPTFGSSGFGQSAFGGQRGGSRVAAYTPTAEVDSGSGTQPAGKLESISAMPVYKDKSHEELRWEDYQLGDKGGPAPAGQVASAIGFGASSTPSNPFASSSAFGQSSANLFSSSTSSNPFAPKTPTFGNTAFGPSSTPAFASSPFGTSSTSNPFGSTSSATTSIFGASTPGFGANTSPSLFGSSSSSAFGSSTSVFGSTSAPGTAPAFGSGLSFANTQSSPLFQSTTPSLGQTSSVFGQTGSTFGQSAPGFGQSSLFSTPTTGFGGNLFSSTPSLLSTSNPMGFGQTTPSLSTPFQSAQPAQTTGSFGFGSFGQAQAAGASGFGGTPGIFGQAAFGQSPATQSSMVAQPLPVTNPFGTLPTMPQMSIGRLGTAPSVQYGISSMPVVDKPAPVRISSLLTSRHLSQRRIRLPARKYHPKNDGPKVAFFTDDEETPSTPKADALFIPRENPRALVIRPLEQWPPRTSADKLLHLKETSAPTYENENPVENGLGKEQAPPAKPNQKPNGVHDDDSNQKGDSYITLTGHRAGEAAIVYEHGADIEALMPKLRHSDYYTEPRIQELAAKERADPGFCRRVKDFVVGRHGYGSIRFFGETDVRRLDLESLVQFNNREVIVYMDESKKPPIGQGLNKAAEVTLLNIKCFDKKTGHQYTDGAKVDRYKEMLKRKAEDQGAEFVSYDPINGEWKFRVRHFSRYRFEEEEEDECNWDMCVSPAC